Proteins encoded in a region of the Phacochoerus africanus isolate WHEZ1 chromosome 8, ROS_Pafr_v1, whole genome shotgun sequence genome:
- the NKPD1 gene encoding NTPase KAP family P-loop domain-containing protein 1 isoform X2, translated as MHKHCTVHFSKGSLPLRTPTEAYFLDPELGHQKDILTEDDVYCSCLAKTLCHVPVPVTVGFYAPFGCRLHMMLDKITALMQQEATQREAEELQRVQWRPRPVRGWGFPQLLWYLVFLQPVITEVHLRRKNVKFLFIRFSAWQYAGTDKLWAGLVTTLCEGIRQHYGALPFSVYSVLGNKPATTPDFCQREWHCRRRVLLALLALLAALGLGVGLLYLSVGASASGHGGANGSLLRVFGSAATTLSGSGLLMAVYSVGKHLFVSQRKKIERLVSREKFGNQLGFMCEVKKEVELLTDFLCFLEIYQRRRLRVVLEVTGLDTCYPERVVGVLNAINTLLSDSHAPFIFILVVDPSILAACLESAGSMKGTADNGYLFLNRTVTLPFSVPIMGRRTKLQFLHDAVQSRDDLLYREMTRKPRPPGRGGGRGPGRGRGGGGEGAELLAVETQPGAQRAHSLIDAEAARRIQEALFCLHDERDCLYEYVPDNVVSMRRIVNTVPITVRLLQQQQQGDSGGPSPRQAVAWVVLANQWPCRLSWVLQCLEDRQQAGGAPEARARLWDVFCDNSRELHTMTKALQNVLDLDGDPELFERFLGTDFPFTVAEAQSLLRCTVNLDHSIRRRMGLIRAVSALKPPSPPKSPARDAPHAANGANPAPGAGRADHPAGHSSPRAREAHDPRDRAHAGKPRPTA; from the exons ATGCACAAGCACTGCACTGTCCACTTCTCCAAGGGCTCCCTGCCTCTCCGGACCCCTACTGAGGCCTATTTCTTGGACCCAGAGTTGGGGCACCAAAAAG ATATCCTGACAGAGGATGATGTGTACTGCAGCTGCCTGGCCAAGACCCTCTGCCACGTGCCTGTCCCTGTGACCGTGGGTTTCTACGCCCCCTTTGGCTGCCGCCTACACATGATGCTGGACAAGATCACAG CGCTGATGCAGCAGGAGGCGACCCAGCGCGAGGCCGAGGAGCTGCAGCGCGTGCAGTGGCGGCCGCGGCCCGTGCGCGGCTGGGGCTTCCCGCAGCTGCTGTGGTACCTGGTTTTCCTGCAGCCGGTCATCACCGAGGTGCACCTGCGGCGCAAGAACGTCAAGTTCCTCTTCATCCGCTTCAGCGCCTGGCAGTACGCGGGCACCGACAAGCTGTGGGCCGGCCTGGTGACCACGCTGTGCGAGGGCATCCGCCAGCACTACGGCGCGCTGCCCTTCAGCGTGTACTCCGTGCTGGGCAACAAGCCGGCCACGACGCCGGACTTCTGCCAGCGCGAGTGGCACTGCCGGCGCCGCGTGTTGCTGGCGTTGCTGGCGCTGCTGGCGGCGCTGGGCCTGGGCGTGGGCCTGCTCTACCTGTCGGTGGGCGCCAGTGCGTCCGGCCACGGGGGCGCCAACGGCAGCCTGCTCCGGGTGTTCGGCAGCGCGGCCACCACGCTGTCGGGCTCGGGGCTGCTCATGGCCGTGTACTCGGTGGGCAAGCACCTGTTCGTGAGTCAGCGCAAGAAGATCGAGCGGCTGGTGTCTCGCGAGAAGTTCGGCAACCAGCTGGGCTTCATGTGCGAGGTGAAGAAGGAGGTGGAGCTGCTCACCGACTTCCTGTGCTTCCTGGAGATCTACCAGCGGCGCCGGCTGCGCGTTGTGCTCGAGGTCACCGGGCTGGACACGTGCTACCCGGAGCGCGTGGTGGGCGTGCTCAACGCCATCAACACGCTGCTATCGGACAGCCACGCGCCCTTCATCTTCATCCTGGTGGTGGACCCCAGCATCCTGGCCGCGTGCCTCGAGAGCGCCGGCTCCATGAAGGGCACGGCCGACAACGGCTACCTCTTCCTCAACCGCACTGTCACGCTGCCCTTCTCCGTGCCTATCATGGGCCGCCGCACCAAACTGCAGTTCCTGCACGACGCGGTGCAGAGCCGCGACGACCTGCTCTACCGCGAGATGACGCGCAAGCCGCGGCcgccgggccggggcggggggcggggcccgggccggggccggggcgggggcggcgagGGCGCCGAACTCCTGGCGGTGGAGACTCAGCCCGGGGCCCAGCGCGCGCACAGCCTCATCGACGCCGAGGCTGCGCGCCGCATCCAAGAGGCGCTCTTCTGCCTGCACGACGAGCGCGACTGCCTCTACGAGTACGTGCCCGACAACGTGGTGTCCATGCGGCGCATCGTCAACACCGTGCCCATCACCGTGCgcctgctgcagcagcagcagcagggagaCTCCGGGGGGCCGTCGCCGCGCCAGGCCGTAGCTTGGGTCGTGCTCGCCAACCAGTGGCCGTGCCGCCTCAGCTGGGTGCTGCAGTGCCTGGAGGACCGGCAGCAGGCCGGGGGCGCGCCCGAGGCCCGCGCGCGCCTCTGGGACGTGTTCTGCGACAACAGCCGCGAGCTGCACACCATGACCAAGGCACTGCAGAACGTGCTCGACCTGGACGGCGACCCCGAGCTTTTCGAGCGCTTCCTGGGCACCGACTTCCCCTTCACCGTGGCCGAGGCGCAGAGCCTGCTGCGCTGCACCGTCAACCTGGACCACTCCATCCGCCGCCGCATGGGCCTCATCCGGGCCGTCAGCGCCCTCAAGCCGCCCAGCCCGCCCAAGTCCCCGGCCCGCGACGCCCCCCACGCAGCCAAC
- the NKPD1 gene encoding NTPase KAP family P-loop domain-containing protein 1 isoform X1 has translation MHKHCTVHFSKGSLPLRTPTEAYFLDPELGHQKGCCRQCCHDPAAPRAHRPCRPSPQVCWQLAYHGHQGGGGVCRRGTQAPILQQQQQQQPQPQPPPPRPLRQRLCPALGAQRGPSPATTAPRQLASALQPPPAPTTSPTAAPAMARSNPALPSAVGILLEPSRPTEARPLPTPSACGSFTSYNSDILTEDDVYCSCLAKTLCHVPVPVTVGFYAPFGCRLHMMLDKITALMQQEATQREAEELQRVQWRPRPVRGWGFPQLLWYLVFLQPVITEVHLRRKNVKFLFIRFSAWQYAGTDKLWAGLVTTLCEGIRQHYGALPFSVYSVLGNKPATTPDFCQREWHCRRRVLLALLALLAALGLGVGLLYLSVGASASGHGGANGSLLRVFGSAATTLSGSGLLMAVYSVGKHLFVSQRKKIERLVSREKFGNQLGFMCEVKKEVELLTDFLCFLEIYQRRRLRVVLEVTGLDTCYPERVVGVLNAINTLLSDSHAPFIFILVVDPSILAACLESAGSMKGTADNGYLFLNRTVTLPFSVPIMGRRTKLQFLHDAVQSRDDLLYREMTRKPRPPGRGGGRGPGRGRGGGGEGAELLAVETQPGAQRAHSLIDAEAARRIQEALFCLHDERDCLYEYVPDNVVSMRRIVNTVPITVRLLQQQQQGDSGGPSPRQAVAWVVLANQWPCRLSWVLQCLEDRQQAGGAPEARARLWDVFCDNSRELHTMTKALQNVLDLDGDPELFERFLGTDFPFTVAEAQSLLRCTVNLDHSIRRRMGLIRAVSALKPPSPPKSPARDAPHAANGANPAPGAGRADHPAGHSSPRAREAHDPRDRAHAGKPRPTA, from the exons ATGCACAAGCACTGCACTGTCCACTTCTCCAAGGGCTCCCTGCCTCTCCGGACCCCTACTGAGGCCTATTTCTTGGACCCAGAGTTGGGGCACCAAAAAG gaTGCTGTCGCCAGTGCTGCCATGACCCAGCGGCACCTCGAGCCCACAGGCCCTGTCGGCCATCCCCCCAGGTGTGCTGGCAGCTGGCCTACCATGGCCACCAAGGGGGTGGCGGCGTCTGTCGCCGGGGCACCCAGGCCCCCatcctgcagcagcagcagcagcagcagccccagccccagcccccacctcccagacCCCTGCGGCAGCGGCTCTGCCCTGCTCTGGGAGCACAGAGGGGGCCATCTCCAGCCACCACTGCCCCCAGGCAACTGGCCAGCGCCCTCCAGCCACCCCCCGCACCCACCACCTCACCCACAGCAGCACCCGCCATGGCCAGAAGCAACCCAGCCTTGCCCTCCGCAGTCGGCATCCTCCTGGAGCCCAGCAGGCCCACGGAAGCAcggcccctgcccaccccttcGGCCTGCGGCTCCTTCACCTCCTACAACTCCG ATATCCTGACAGAGGATGATGTGTACTGCAGCTGCCTGGCCAAGACCCTCTGCCACGTGCCTGTCCCTGTGACCGTGGGTTTCTACGCCCCCTTTGGCTGCCGCCTACACATGATGCTGGACAAGATCACAG CGCTGATGCAGCAGGAGGCGACCCAGCGCGAGGCCGAGGAGCTGCAGCGCGTGCAGTGGCGGCCGCGGCCCGTGCGCGGCTGGGGCTTCCCGCAGCTGCTGTGGTACCTGGTTTTCCTGCAGCCGGTCATCACCGAGGTGCACCTGCGGCGCAAGAACGTCAAGTTCCTCTTCATCCGCTTCAGCGCCTGGCAGTACGCGGGCACCGACAAGCTGTGGGCCGGCCTGGTGACCACGCTGTGCGAGGGCATCCGCCAGCACTACGGCGCGCTGCCCTTCAGCGTGTACTCCGTGCTGGGCAACAAGCCGGCCACGACGCCGGACTTCTGCCAGCGCGAGTGGCACTGCCGGCGCCGCGTGTTGCTGGCGTTGCTGGCGCTGCTGGCGGCGCTGGGCCTGGGCGTGGGCCTGCTCTACCTGTCGGTGGGCGCCAGTGCGTCCGGCCACGGGGGCGCCAACGGCAGCCTGCTCCGGGTGTTCGGCAGCGCGGCCACCACGCTGTCGGGCTCGGGGCTGCTCATGGCCGTGTACTCGGTGGGCAAGCACCTGTTCGTGAGTCAGCGCAAGAAGATCGAGCGGCTGGTGTCTCGCGAGAAGTTCGGCAACCAGCTGGGCTTCATGTGCGAGGTGAAGAAGGAGGTGGAGCTGCTCACCGACTTCCTGTGCTTCCTGGAGATCTACCAGCGGCGCCGGCTGCGCGTTGTGCTCGAGGTCACCGGGCTGGACACGTGCTACCCGGAGCGCGTGGTGGGCGTGCTCAACGCCATCAACACGCTGCTATCGGACAGCCACGCGCCCTTCATCTTCATCCTGGTGGTGGACCCCAGCATCCTGGCCGCGTGCCTCGAGAGCGCCGGCTCCATGAAGGGCACGGCCGACAACGGCTACCTCTTCCTCAACCGCACTGTCACGCTGCCCTTCTCCGTGCCTATCATGGGCCGCCGCACCAAACTGCAGTTCCTGCACGACGCGGTGCAGAGCCGCGACGACCTGCTCTACCGCGAGATGACGCGCAAGCCGCGGCcgccgggccggggcggggggcggggcccgggccggggccggggcgggggcggcgagGGCGCCGAACTCCTGGCGGTGGAGACTCAGCCCGGGGCCCAGCGCGCGCACAGCCTCATCGACGCCGAGGCTGCGCGCCGCATCCAAGAGGCGCTCTTCTGCCTGCACGACGAGCGCGACTGCCTCTACGAGTACGTGCCCGACAACGTGGTGTCCATGCGGCGCATCGTCAACACCGTGCCCATCACCGTGCgcctgctgcagcagcagcagcagggagaCTCCGGGGGGCCGTCGCCGCGCCAGGCCGTAGCTTGGGTCGTGCTCGCCAACCAGTGGCCGTGCCGCCTCAGCTGGGTGCTGCAGTGCCTGGAGGACCGGCAGCAGGCCGGGGGCGCGCCCGAGGCCCGCGCGCGCCTCTGGGACGTGTTCTGCGACAACAGCCGCGAGCTGCACACCATGACCAAGGCACTGCAGAACGTGCTCGACCTGGACGGCGACCCCGAGCTTTTCGAGCGCTTCCTGGGCACCGACTTCCCCTTCACCGTGGCCGAGGCGCAGAGCCTGCTGCGCTGCACCGTCAACCTGGACCACTCCATCCGCCGCCGCATGGGCCTCATCCGGGCCGTCAGCGCCCTCAAGCCGCCCAGCCCGCCCAAGTCCCCGGCCCGCGACGCCCCCCACGCAGCCAAC